ATCAAAATAGATAAATGTTGATTATTTGGCTATCATAAAACTTGGTAATATGAAATGGATGAATAATTggggaaaaaaatattattcaggGATACATATGCATTTTGGCATTATGCATAGAATTAATGGTAGTAGAATCATGAGGACTTGTTGGATTTTAACATTGAAATAGATTCCAAAAAGTAATCAGCATTATTATCTTTGATCTAATTCCACTTTAGTAACTTACATAGTTTCACTGTCATATTTCATTATCATTCAGGAAATAACTAATTGTTGTTTAAGAACCAACGATTCACAAGGCAGTACAAAAAAAACAAGAGGGAGTAAAAGATAGCACTAATCCTTGATGCAGCGTGTTCTTAGTGCATGATGAAGAAATGAATTTGTGAAATTGTACAACAGATTTAATTGCTACAATGAATAGAGAAATGAAAGGAAAATCACAAATTCAACGATTATACCTTCAGACCAGGGACATAATCACCTCGTTTATAGTACGCAGGGCTTTTTGCAGCACGCCACTCAGCCGTCCCCATGCCATCTACAAAGAAACACAAGAAGCAGATCAGCCAAACCCAACAAGACTCATAACATTTTTTACTTTTATTCGCCTATCTTTTTCTACTCACAATGATTGTTCTCGCAGACCAAGATGGCAGGCAAATCCCAAAGCGCCGATATGTTAAGGGCTTCAAAGAGCTGCCCTTGGTTGGCAGCCCCATCACCGTACAACGAAAAGGTCACAGTTCCCTCCTTCAAGTACTTCTGGGCGAAGGCGAGGCCGCATCCGAGCGGCACCTGGGCACCCACGATCCCATGCCCGCCGAAGAACCCGGAATCCTTCTTATAGAAGTGCATCGATCCTCCTTTTCCCTTGGAGCACCCGGCGCGGCGGCCCATGAGCTCCGAAAAGGCCTCGACGAGGGTCCCGCCGCGGGCGAGGTAGATACAGTGATCACGGTAAGCAGTGATGATGGCGTCCTTCTTGGTGATGGAGGTCTCAAGGCCGATGGCGACGGCCTCCTGCCCGTCGTAGAGGTGGCAGAACCCGCGGATGAGTTTGGACTTGTATAGCGAATCGGCCGCGATCTCCATGCGGCGCATCAGGGACATCTCCCGGAAGAAGGAGAGGAGCTCGGAGGGGGTGGTCTCGACGGAGCGAGAAGGCGGGTCGATCTTGTGGCCCGTGAAGGGGACGCTGGTCTCGACGGTGATCGTCGGCTCGCTACCTGCGGACGAGAAGGagcggaggaggaagagggggTGGCAGCGCCGGATCGGCACGGCGGAGAGGCGGCGGACGGCGGCCATGGAGGAAGGTAGGGCGGATCTGTGGAAAGGTGGATGCGGTTGGAAAAC
The genomic region above belongs to Zingiber officinale cultivar Zhangliang chromosome 11A, Zo_v1.1, whole genome shotgun sequence and contains:
- the LOC122032193 gene encoding pyruvate dehydrogenase E1 component subunit alpha-1, mitochondrial-like — its product is MAAVRRLSAVPIRRCHPLFLLRSFSSAGSEPTITVETSVPFTGHKIDPPSRSVETTPSELLSFFREMSLMRRMEIAADSLYKSKLIRGFCHLYDGQEAVAIGLETSITKKDAIITAYRDHCIYLARGGTLVEAFSELMGRRAGCSKGKGGSMHFYKKDSGFFGGHGIVGAQVPLGCGLAFAQKYLKEGTVTFSLYGDGAANQGQLFEALNISALWDLPAILVCENNHYGMGTAEWRAAKSPAYYKRGDYVPGLKVDGMDVLAVKQAAKFAKEYALKNGPMILEMDTYRYHGHSMSDPGSTYRTRDEISGVRQERDPIERVRKLIFSHELATASELKDIEKEVRKEVDDAIAEAKESPMPDPSELFTNVFVKGFGVESFGADRKEVKAILP